CCAGGGCACCTTTTGCCTCACTCTCACCAACAACGTGCCGCTCACGACTTCTTTCACCCCTATAGGCTCAAGCCACGTCGGCAGAGGGTACAATTTGCCCGTTCGGTCGATAAGGCTGTAGTTCTCGTGTTCATCCTCTACCACCATGTACCCCTCGCGGTACGCACCGCGGGGCGCCTCAGAGAACCGGAAGAGCAGCTTCCCCGTCTCGTCGATCACTCCAAATACATCCTCCATAGGTTTAGAGTCGGACAATAACACAGACGCCAACCCTTCAGAGAATTGGTAACAATCCGTCCAACCAGAGACATGGCGAATAGGATTCTCGAACAAAAAGTCGATGACCGTGTTGCCCTGCAGGTCCACGAACCCCACCTTGCCGTCGCGGCAGACCCCGATCCTCGGGTTGTCCTCCGCCTCCCCTCGTACAACACCATAGATGGCGTCGTACGAGGCGGGCAGGACCCAACGCCCCCTCCCGTCCAGCAGGCCGCTCTTGCCGTTCAGAACGGCGACGCAGGTCCCTCGAGGGCAGTCGTCCCACATCGACGGCTCGTCGAACACAAAGTCCGTGATCGCCTCGTTCCTGCCGTTCACGTACCCCCACTTGTCCCCGCTCTTTACCCCAAAGAGGTTCGCGCCGAAGATGTAGATAAACCTCTCGTACATGATCGGCAGCACGGTCTGCCCCTTCTCGTCGATGATCCCGTATAGGTCGCCGCTCTTCACAACACCAAATCCATCTTTGATCCCGCTGACAGA
The DNA window shown above is from Fretibacterium sp. OH1220_COT-178 and carries:
- a CDS encoding WG repeat-containing protein codes for the protein VRDFSAKYVSPADVLSYFEGPGNLEGYVDLTGKVVVPPRYQSVSGIKDGFGVVKSGDLYGIIDEKGQTVLPIMYERFIYIFGANLFGVKSGDKWGYVNGRNEAITDFVFDEPSMWDDCPRGTCVAVLNGKSGLLDGRGRWVLPASYDAIYGVVRGEAEDNPRIGVCRDGKVGFVDLQGNTVIDFLFENPIRHVSGWTDCYQFSEGLASVLLSDSKPMEDVFGVIDETGKLLFRFSEAPRGAYREGYMVVEDEHENYSLIDRTGKLYPLPTWLEPIGVKEVVSGTLLVRVRQKVPWYEKGKFGYLSIPPQ